The Acidobacteriota bacterium genome includes a region encoding these proteins:
- a CDS encoding cobalamin-binding protein, with product MSGEREHRGRAGYPERIVCLTEETTETLYLLGEEDRIVGVSGYTVRPPEARSKPRVSAFISARLDKIEQLRPDLVLAFSDLQADIAAELIRRGLTVLTFNQRSVKEILQVIGTLADLVGVPQKGTALVSELSSGLEAIEASARRFPRRPRVFFEEWKDPLISGIQWVEELVELAGGETVFPELRQKRLGRDRIVDPGTVLSRDPEVIIASWCGVKVNKDRIRQRAGWSEMAAVRLGQIYEIKSTYILQPGPAALTEGLRQIHLILAQVSGIEVDSRLRPSERVDPDLESPAPSD from the coding sequence ATGAGCGGGGAACGCGAGCACCGCGGCCGGGCGGGCTATCCGGAGCGCATTGTCTGCCTGACCGAGGAAACCACCGAAACCCTTTATCTGCTGGGGGAAGAGGACCGCATCGTGGGGGTCTCCGGGTACACGGTACGCCCTCCGGAGGCGCGTTCCAAGCCGCGAGTCTCGGCTTTCATCAGCGCTCGACTGGACAAGATCGAGCAACTGCGCCCCGATCTGGTGCTGGCCTTCTCCGACCTGCAGGCCGATATCGCCGCCGAATTGATCCGGCGGGGATTGACCGTTCTGACATTCAATCAAAGGAGCGTGAAGGAGATCCTGCAGGTGATCGGGACGCTGGCCGATCTGGTGGGTGTGCCGCAAAAGGGCACGGCCCTGGTCTCGGAGCTGTCGAGCGGCCTGGAGGCGATCGAGGCGTCGGCCCGCCGCTTTCCCCGCCGCCCGCGGGTGTTTTTCGAGGAGTGGAAAGATCCCTTGATCAGCGGCATTCAGTGGGTGGAAGAGCTTGTAGAGCTGGCCGGGGGCGAGACCGTCTTTCCGGAACTCCGTCAAAAGCGGCTGGGGCGGGACCGAATTGTGGATCCGGGCACCGTGCTCTCGCGCGACCCGGAGGTCATTATCGCTTCCTGGTGCGGCGTCAAGGTCAACAAGGATCGGATCAGACAACGAGCCGGATGGTCCGAAATGGCCGCCGTCCGCCTGGGGCAGATCTACGAGATCAAATCCACCTACATCCTGCAGCCCGGGCCGGCGGCTCTGACGGAGGGTTTGCGCCAGATCCACCTCATTCTGGCCCAAGTCAGCGGCATTGAAGTGGATAGTCGGCTCAGGCCGAGCGAGCGGGTCGACCCCGACCTGGAATCTCCGGCGCCTTCTGATTAG